A single region of the Streptomyces sp. NBC_00425 genome encodes:
- a CDS encoding ABC transporter ATP-binding protein — protein sequence MIDARQLTKKYGEKTAVDGLDFVVKPGTVTGFLGPNGAGKSTTMRMIVGLDAPTSGSVTVNGHHYARHQAPLQEVGALLEAKSIHPGRSAYNHLKALALTHGIPGSRVDEVIGLAGLGSVAKKRAGAFSLGMGQRLGIAAALLGDPQTVMLDEPVNGLDPEGVLWIRNLLKGLADEGRTVFVSSHLMSEMALVADHLIIVGRGRLLADTTVAELIRKAGGDMVNVAAQDPARLRDVLAGPGVDVTGRIGSEELQVTGLTAREIGLKAAEHGIALFELSARTVSLEEAFMDLTRDAVEYHGTTTGIETIETLEAAGRPA from the coding sequence ATGATCGACGCACGGCAGTTGACCAAGAAATACGGCGAGAAGACGGCTGTCGACGGGCTGGACTTCGTCGTGAAGCCGGGCACGGTGACCGGCTTCCTGGGGCCCAACGGCGCGGGCAAGTCCACGACCATGCGCATGATCGTCGGCCTGGACGCCCCGACGAGCGGCTCCGTCACCGTCAACGGCCACCACTACGCCCGGCACCAGGCGCCGTTGCAGGAGGTCGGCGCTCTCCTGGAGGCGAAGTCGATCCACCCGGGCCGCTCGGCGTACAACCACCTCAAGGCACTCGCGCTGACTCACGGCATTCCGGGCAGTCGGGTCGACGAGGTCATCGGCCTCGCCGGACTGGGCAGTGTGGCGAAGAAACGGGCCGGCGCCTTTTCTCTCGGAATGGGCCAGCGGCTCGGCATCGCCGCAGCGCTGCTGGGCGACCCGCAGACGGTGATGTTGGACGAGCCGGTCAACGGGCTGGACCCGGAGGGCGTGCTCTGGATCCGCAACCTGCTCAAGGGGCTCGCCGACGAGGGCCGGACGGTGTTCGTGTCCTCGCACCTGATGAGCGAGATGGCCCTGGTGGCGGACCACCTGATCATCGTGGGACGCGGCCGGCTGCTGGCCGACACGACCGTGGCGGAACTCATCCGCAAGGCGGGCGGCGACATGGTGAACGTCGCGGCCCAGGACCCGGCGCGTCTGCGGGACGTGCTGGCCGGGCCGGGCGTCGACGTCACCGGCCGGATCGGCTCCGAGGAACTCCAGGTGACCGGGCTGACCGCCCGCGAGATCGGACTGAAGGCCGCCGAACACGGGATCGCGCTGTTCGAGCTGAGCGCGCGGACGGTGTCGCTGGAGGAGGCGTTCATGGACCTGACCAGGGATGCCGTGGAGTACCACGGCACGACGACCGGGATCGAGACCATCGAGACCCTCGAGGCCGCCGGGAGGCCCGCGTGA
- a CDS encoding aldehyde dehydrogenase family protein, with protein sequence MTNNTPTITRDGAIGQDGNQVVTVDQATGAEFARYPVAGKEEAVAAVAAARSSAGPWWDLGFEGRAERLRAWRREIAVGGEEGAALIHTENGKPLDDARVEVLGILEHVQYAIENAERVLGRREVPASPTVPNQRAWVEYQPYGVVGVIGPWNFPLLTPGAILIEAIAAGNAAILKPSQITPGVGEWIVRTWQRAVPDFPDVLQCLNGFGATGGALIEAGLNKLAFTGSVTTGKTVAAQCAQTLTPVLLELGGKDGVIVAEDADLDEAARHVVWGAMQNTGHGCISLEVAYVAESVHDEFVEKISELAKQVRVGSDEDAEIGPVPLPTQIPTIREHIQDALDRGATATVGGIEAVGERYVTPTILVGVSPDALAVTEETFGPTLAVVKVTDTQEAVAHINAGRYGLGSAVFSRDRGEAIARQLRVGMTSINDALVFSINPAVPFGGRGDSGYGRKQGEEGLREFAYPHSFTAKTGPAQFSATTFGRPAGAMAGALAGVRNRILAEGGQ encoded by the coding sequence ATGACCAACAACACCCCGACGATCACGCGTGACGGAGCCATCGGGCAGGACGGGAACCAGGTGGTCACCGTCGATCAGGCCACCGGGGCGGAGTTCGCCCGGTACCCCGTGGCCGGCAAGGAAGAGGCGGTCGCGGCTGTCGCTGCCGCACGCTCGTCCGCCGGGCCCTGGTGGGACCTCGGATTCGAGGGCCGCGCGGAGCGACTGCGCGCGTGGCGGCGGGAGATAGCCGTAGGCGGCGAGGAGGGGGCCGCCCTCATCCACACCGAAAACGGCAAGCCCCTCGACGACGCCCGCGTCGAGGTGCTCGGGATTCTGGAGCACGTGCAGTACGCCATCGAGAACGCCGAGCGCGTGCTGGGACGCCGGGAGGTCCCCGCCAGCCCCACCGTGCCCAACCAGCGAGCGTGGGTCGAATACCAGCCCTACGGCGTCGTCGGTGTCATCGGCCCGTGGAACTTCCCGCTCCTGACGCCGGGGGCCATCCTGATCGAGGCGATCGCGGCCGGAAACGCCGCCATCCTCAAGCCCAGCCAGATCACTCCCGGCGTCGGGGAGTGGATCGTCCGGACCTGGCAGCGTGCGGTCCCCGACTTCCCGGACGTCCTCCAGTGCCTCAACGGGTTCGGGGCCACCGGCGGAGCGCTCATCGAGGCCGGCCTGAACAAGCTAGCGTTCACCGGCAGCGTCACCACGGGCAAGACGGTGGCCGCCCAGTGCGCGCAGACCCTGACCCCCGTACTGCTGGAACTCGGGGGCAAGGACGGCGTCATCGTGGCTGAGGACGCCGACCTGGACGAAGCCGCCAGGCACGTCGTGTGGGGCGCCATGCAGAACACCGGCCACGGCTGCATCAGCCTCGAAGTGGCCTACGTCGCCGAGTCGGTTCACGACGAGTTCGTCGAGAAGATCAGCGAGCTCGCCAAGCAGGTACGCGTCGGCAGCGACGAGGACGCGGAGATCGGGCCGGTTCCCCTGCCCACCCAGATCCCGACCATCAGGGAGCACATCCAGGACGCGCTCGATCGCGGCGCGACAGCCACTGTCGGTGGCATCGAGGCGGTGGGGGAACGCTATGTCACTCCCACCATCCTCGTCGGCGTGAGCCCCGACGCCCTGGCGGTGACGGAGGAGACGTTCGGGCCCACGCTGGCCGTCGTCAAGGTCACCGACACGCAGGAGGCCGTCGCACACATCAACGCAGGGCGGTACGGACTGGGCAGCGCCGTCTTCAGCCGCGACCGCGGCGAAGCCATCGCCCGTCAACTCCGCGTGGGAATGACCAGCATCAACGACGCCCTGGTGTTCTCCATCAACCCCGCCGTGCCCTTCGGAGGTCGCGGCGACAGCGGCTACGGGCGCAAGCAAGGTGAGGAAGGACTCCGGGAGTTCGCCTACCCGCACTCCTTCACGGCCAAGACCGGCCCCGCCCAGTTCTCGGCGACCACCTTCGGCAGGCCCGCGGGCGCGATGGCGGGAGCCCTCGCCGGCGTTCGCAACAGGATCCTGGCCGAGGGCGGCCAGTAG